Genomic DNA from Gaiellales bacterium:
GGTACACGGTGCTCGAGGCGGTCAGGACGCCGTGCGGGTTCGTGCTCCAGAACAGCACGTCACCGGGCCGCAGGTCGGCGTACTTGATGCGCTTGGACACGGGGATGTTCGCGGCCATGTCGTAGGTGGTGCGCCACGGGATCTTCGACGTGCCGTCCCAGGTCGTCCCGTTCGCGGTGTAGGACCGCTTCATCACCCACCAGACGAATCCGGAGCAGTCGAACCCCGGCTGGGCGCTCAGGCCGAACGGTGCCTGCGGCTGGTCGGAGGTGCCGCCCCAGATGTACGGCGCACCCGCGTACCGGATGGCGAAGCCAAGCACCGCCTTCTTCAGCGGCGTGTACTCGGGCAGCTCGTGGACGACGTTCAGCTGCGTATCGACCGAGGACTGCCAGTAGCTGCCGAGGTGCCCGAGCAGGTACGCCTGCACGGCCAGGTTCGCGCGCCGCAGCGTCGTGCTCGGCCAGGTCTCCCAGTTGTCCGCGCCGAACGGCACGTTCCAGCGCGCCCCGACGTCCCGCACGACCTGCTCGACGCCAAAGCCCTTCGGCAGCGCGGGCTTCCAGCCGTCTGCGGCGGTGATGCCGCGCAGCGCCCGTGCATCGCTGTAGAGGCCCATCACCCGCACGATCCCGGTGTCGAACTGCAGCTGCGTGATCGTCCCCTCGGAGCCGTCGCCCGCGGCGATCCAGCCGGCGTCGACCGCCTGGCCGAACGCGTCGTCCGCGACGGGCGCGCCGGTCAGCTCGTGGTTCAGCTTGGCGAGCACGAGCGCCGCCTTCGAGCGCGTGACGTCGCGCTTGGCGCCGAAGGTGCCGTCCTTGCGCAGCGGCACCCACCCCTTGCTGACCGCCCACGCGACCTGGGAGTGAGCCCAGAACGACGAGGAGACGTCGGGGATGGTGGTGGCCGCGCTTGCGGGCGATGGAACGATGCACGCAAGCGCGGCCAGAGCCAGGAGCACACGCAGACGACCCATACAGTGCGTTACATCGGAAGAAACGCAAGAGACGTTTAGTAAACAGATTGTGAGGCGGAGGCTCGCTACGCGCTCTGGCGCCAGTCGTCGTAGAGCGAGAAGTAGCGGCCGCGCTGCGCGATCAGGTCCTCGTGCGACCCCATCTCGATCACCTCGCCGTGCTCCAGCACGACGATCAGGTCGGCGCGCCGGATCGTGCTCAGACGGTGCGCGACGACGACGGACGTGCGACCGGCCAGTAGCGTCTCCAGTGCCGCCTCGATCCGGGCCTCGGTGGGAATGTCGACGCTCGACGTCGCCTCGTCGAGGATCAGCAGCCGAGGATCAGCGAGCAGCGCCCGGGCGAACGCGACCAGTTGCCGCTGGCCGATCGACAGGCGGGCGCCGCGC
This window encodes:
- a CDS encoding C40 family peptidase produces the protein MGRLRVLLALAALACIVPSPASAATTIPDVSSSFWAHSQVAWAVSKGWVPLRKDGTFGAKRDVTRSKAALVLAKLNHELTGAPVADDAFGQAVDAGWIAAGDGSEGTITQLQFDTGIVRVMGLYSDARALRGITAADGWKPALPKGFGVEQVVRDVGARWNVPFGADNWETWPSTTLRRANLAVQAYLLGHLGSYWQSSVDTQLNVVHELPEYTPLKKAVLGFAIRYAGAPYIWGGTSDQPQAPFGLSAQPGFDCSGFVWWVMKRSYTANGTTWDGTSKIPWRTTYDMAANIPVSKRIKYADLRPGDVLFWSTNPHGVLTASSTVYHTGIYLGRGWTINSHGSGAGVTIDYMGPNAGWFRDAFAFGWRIMPKGV